The Anolis carolinensis isolate JA03-04 chromosome 1, rAnoCar3.1.pri, whole genome shotgun sequence genome window below encodes:
- the chrm5 gene encoding muscarinic acetylcholine receptor M5 — protein sequence MEEKFHSNSTIVNGTAANQKLIEGHNLWEVITIATVTAILSLITIVGNVLVMISFKVNSQLKTVNNYYLLSLACADLIIGIFSMNLYTSYILIGHWSLGSLACDLWLALDYVASNASVMNLLVISFDRYFSITRPLTYRAKRTPRRAGIMIGLAWLISFILWAPVILCWQYFVGERTVPPGECQIQFLYEPIVTFGTAIAAFYIPVSVMTILYCRIYKETEKRTKDLAELQGSSSVVEFETIKPQKTLLKSCFSCKQQKLVKRERCQASWSSSSRSISATAKSQIQNTCHDWSKVDQLTTCSSYASSEEEEKHGSDPVFQVACNTPVKGNDDEHKEEKREAFIKDHQRENEYETQKYFLTPTKGNVEKSNKCIAYKFRLVVKADGAPEANNGCRKVKITPCSATLSKDTSVKNTDPNINSQMTKRKRMVLIKERKAAQTLSAILLAFILTWTPYNIMVLVSTFCSDCIPPTLWHLGYWLCYVNSTVNPICYALCNKTFRKTFKLLLFCQWKKKKMEEKLYWQGNTKLP from the coding sequence atggaagaaaagTTTCATAGCAACTCAACCATTGTCAATGGTACAGCAGCTAACCAAAAACTTATTGAAGGCCACAACCTTTGGGAAGTAATTACAATTGCTACTGTAACAGCCATATTAAGCTTAATAACCATAGTGGGGAATGTGCTTGTGATGATATCCTTCAAGGTCAACAGCCAACTCAAGACAGTAAACAATTACTATTTGCTCAGTCTTGCTTGTGCAGATCTTATCATTGGAATCTTTTCTATGAATCTTTATACATCTTACATATTAATAGGGCACTGGTCCCTTGGAAGCTTGGCATGTGACTTGTGGCTAGCCCTAGACTATGTAGCTAGCAATGCCTCAGTAATGAATCTGCTAGTTATCAGCTTTGACCGATATTTTTCAATCACACGGCCATTGACCTATAGGGCTAAACGCACACCCAGAAGGGCTGGTATTATGATTGGCCTAGCTTGgcttatttcttttattctttggGCACCAGTAATCTTATGCTGGCAGTATTTTGTAGGGGAGAGAACTGTCCCACCTGGCGAATGCCAGATACAGTTTTTGTATGAACCCATTGTCACCTTTGGGACTGCAATTGCTGCTTTCTATATCCCTGTTTCAGTGATGACTATTTTATATTGCCGCATTTATAAGGAGACTGAAAAACGCACCAAGGACCTGGCTGAACTACAAGGCTCCAGTTCTGTGGTGGAGTTCGAAACCATAAAACCTCAGAAAACTCTGCTGAAGTCCTGCTTTAGTTGCAAGCAACAAAAATTGGTCAAAAGGGAGAGATGCCAGGCTTCGTGGTCATCATCCAGCCGAAGTATATCTGCAACAGCAAAATCTCAGATTCAAAATACTTGTCACGATTGGTCAAAGGTAGATCAGCTAACCACCTGCAGTAGTTATGCTTcgtcagaggaggaggagaaacatgGTTCTGATCCCGTCTTTCAAGTTGCTTGTAACACTCCAGTAAAAGGGAATGACGATGAGCacaaagaagagaaaagggaagCCTTTATCAAAGACCATCAAAGGGAAAATGAATATGAGACCCAGAAATACTTTCTTACACCAACCAAAGGCAATGTTgaaaaaagtaataaatgtatagCCTATAAGTTTCGCTTAGTGGTGAAAGCTGATGGTGCTCCAGAAGCTAACAATGGCTGCCGGAAAGTGAAAATCACACCTTGTTCTGCCACTTTATCCAAGGACACTTCTGTCAAAAACACAGACCCAAATATAAATAGTCAAATGACTAAAAGGAAAAGAATGGTACTTATCAAGGAACGTAAAGCAGCCCAGACTTTGAGTGCCATTCTTTTAGCTTTCATACTCACTTGGACCCCTTATAACATAATGGTTTTGGTCTCCACATTCTGCTCAGATTGTATTCCTCCAACATTGTGGCATCTTGGATATTGGTTATGCTACGTGAATAGTACAGTCAATCCAATCTGCTATGCTCTCTGTAACAAAACATTCAGAAAAACCTTTAAGTTGTTGCTGTTCTGTcagtggaagaaaaagaaaatggaagaaaaattatATTGGCAGGGAAATACAAAGCTGCCTTAA